In Nitrospirota bacterium, a single genomic region encodes these proteins:
- a CDS encoding type IV pilus twitching motility protein PilT, whose amino-acid sequence MILEPYLRFAIQVGASDLHIKVGSQPILRINGKLVPVKNGKRMNNEELTRAAYEVLNDEQKVRLERLHEVDLALSVAGLGRFRANVFHQRGSIEMALRVVPFGVGTIESLNLPKVIEKLADAQRGMILVTGTTGSGKSTTLATMVERINTRRTCHIVTIEDPIEFLLKDNKSIVTQREIGQDTTSFASGLRSALRQDPDVIMVGEMRDVETVEVALQAAETGHLVLSTVHTLDATETINRVISFFPLHQHQQVRFQLAAVLRGIVSQRLLPKTDGKGRIPAAEVLVVNGAVRECILNQDRTKEIPQFLAKGYSTYGMQTFDQSLMQLYSKQLITYEEALRSCTNPDDFALRVKGVHVTGEDLQWKDFEQKQEKDSEPEFNIDI is encoded by the coding sequence GTGATATTAGAGCCCTATCTCCGATTTGCGATTCAGGTGGGGGCTTCGGACCTCCACATCAAGGTCGGCAGCCAGCCCATTCTGCGCATCAACGGCAAGCTCGTGCCGGTGAAGAACGGCAAGCGGATGAACAACGAAGAATTGACCCGCGCTGCGTACGAGGTTCTCAATGATGAACAGAAGGTTCGGCTGGAGCGGCTGCATGAGGTCGATCTTGCGCTCAGCGTAGCCGGGCTGGGGCGGTTCCGGGCCAACGTCTTCCACCAGCGTGGCTCCATCGAGATGGCCCTCCGCGTGGTGCCGTTTGGCGTCGGCACGATCGAATCGCTGAACCTGCCCAAGGTCATCGAGAAACTGGCTGATGCCCAGCGGGGAATGATTCTCGTGACCGGAACGACGGGGAGCGGGAAATCCACCACGCTTGCCACGATGGTCGAACGGATCAATACGCGGCGAACCTGCCACATCGTCACCATCGAGGATCCCATCGAATTTCTGCTCAAGGACAACAAAAGCATCGTGACGCAACGGGAGATCGGACAGGACACCACCTCATTCGCGTCCGGACTCCGAAGCGCGCTTCGGCAGGATCCGGACGTCATCATGGTGGGCGAAATGCGCGATGTGGAAACGGTGGAGGTCGCCTTGCAGGCGGCCGAAACGGGACACTTGGTGTTGTCTACCGTCCACACGCTTGATGCGACCGAAACGATCAACCGCGTCATCTCCTTTTTTCCGTTGCACCAACATCAGCAGGTCAGATTTCAGTTGGCCGCCGTACTGAGGGGGATCGTTTCCCAGCGTCTCCTGCCGAAGACCGATGGGAAAGGGCGAATTCCGGCGGCAGAGGTGCTGGTGGTCAACGGCGCCGTGCGGGAATGCATCCTCAACCAGGATCGCACGAAGGAAATCCCACAGTTCCTGGCGAAGGGCTACTCGACCTATGGGATGCAGACCTTCGATCAATCCCTGATGCAGTTGTACTCCAAACAGCTCATCACCTATGAGGAAGCCCTGAGAAGCTGCACGAATCCCGACGACTTTGCCCTCCGCGTCAAAGGCGTCCACGTCACCGGCGAAGACCTCCAGTGGAAGGACTTCGAGCAGAAACAGGAAAAGGACTCCGAACCCGAATTCAACATCGATATCTGA
- the alaS gene encoding alanine--tRNA ligase: MAQHSAQSAEKVRQEFIDFFTKDKGHTYAHSIPLVPAGDPTLLFTNSGMVQFKGIFLGMEQRPYTRAANSQRCLRVSGKHNDLEDVGKDTYHHTFFEMLGNWSFGDYYKPEAIEWAWELLTKRYGIDGSRLWASVYKNDPESKGLWPRIVGMPSERVWEFGEKHNFWEMGETGPCGPCSEIHYDRGEKYGCSKPSCGPNCDCGRYIELWNLVFIQYNREADGKLTNLPKTHVDTGMGFERLVAVLQGKDSNYDTDLFAPLLSAVADRTGLEYGQDGRNDMSFRVLADHIRGVTFLIADGVVPTNEGRGYVLRRIMRRAIRHGKKLGLHEPFLFELSGRVIDAMRQVFPEIVPQARLIADVIKNEEERFMETLDMGLQLVGEEVEHLKSAGKTILPGDVVFKLYDTYGFPADLTRTIADEEGLHVDEDGFHAAMEKQREMGQNARKSKEAGVIAPEILDRVKALKSTFSGYERLEDDGRITALFSGSREVREAREGETVDLVADATPLYPMGGGQIGDRGRVSCAAGEGEVVDTVPIGTGDSRVILHKVKVLRGRLAVGEDVKLKVDARRREATRLNHSATHLMHAALREVLGKHVRQYGSLVEPERLRFDFTHFAPLTPVEIKKINGRVQEAIRANLKIETLIAGMDEAKKMGALMFFGDKYGDSVRVLRMGNFSIELCGGTHVSTTGEIGIFKLIQAGGVGAGIRRVQAVTGEGAVQELDRMVEWLERSAGTLQLQDASQLPRRIEELIEENRKLKSELESARKRAMAGEAEEVAGKAEVVAGVKAVYYWCPEEKSAGELRVITDRIRSNIKSGVVFAGSITAGTVAPIVVGITPDLTGRYHAGTILKQVAPALEGKGGGKADFAQGIGRPELREKGRERFIFTLKSSEAK; this comes from the coding sequence ATGGCTCAACATTCGGCGCAGTCCGCCGAGAAAGTGCGGCAGGAGTTCATCGACTTCTTCACGAAGGACAAGGGGCACACGTATGCCCACAGCATCCCGCTCGTGCCGGCGGGCGATCCGACGCTCCTCTTCACCAACTCGGGCATGGTCCAGTTCAAGGGGATCTTCCTCGGAATGGAGCAGCGACCCTACACGCGCGCCGCCAACTCCCAACGCTGCCTCCGCGTGAGCGGGAAGCACAACGATCTGGAGGACGTCGGGAAGGACACCTACCACCACACTTTTTTCGAGATGCTCGGCAACTGGTCCTTCGGCGATTACTACAAGCCCGAGGCCATCGAATGGGCGTGGGAACTTCTGACGAAACGCTACGGAATCGATGGGTCCCGGCTCTGGGCGTCGGTGTACAAGAACGACCCGGAATCGAAAGGTCTCTGGCCGAGAATCGTGGGGATGCCTTCCGAACGGGTCTGGGAATTCGGCGAGAAGCATAATTTCTGGGAGATGGGGGAGACCGGCCCATGCGGTCCCTGCTCGGAAATCCACTATGACCGGGGCGAGAAGTATGGCTGTAGCAAGCCCTCATGCGGGCCGAACTGCGATTGCGGCCGATACATCGAACTGTGGAACCTTGTCTTCATCCAGTACAACCGGGAGGCGGATGGGAAACTGACGAACCTGCCCAAGACGCACGTGGACACAGGGATGGGGTTTGAACGGCTCGTGGCCGTACTTCAGGGGAAGGATTCCAACTACGACACGGATCTTTTCGCCCCGCTCCTCAGCGCCGTGGCGGATCGCACGGGATTGGAATACGGGCAGGATGGGCGGAACGACATGTCCTTCCGGGTGCTGGCCGACCACATCCGGGGCGTCACTTTCTTGATTGCGGACGGTGTCGTCCCCACCAACGAAGGTCGGGGGTATGTGCTCCGCCGAATCATGCGTCGCGCGATTCGTCACGGAAAGAAACTGGGACTGCACGAACCCTTCCTGTTCGAACTGTCCGGACGCGTCATCGATGCGATGCGACAGGTGTTCCCCGAAATTGTTCCTCAAGCGAGGCTGATCGCGGATGTCATCAAGAACGAAGAAGAACGGTTCATGGAGACGCTCGACATGGGACTCCAACTGGTGGGCGAGGAGGTTGAGCACCTCAAGTCGGCGGGTAAGACGATCCTTCCGGGAGACGTGGTCTTCAAGCTCTACGATACCTACGGATTTCCGGCGGATCTCACGCGGACGATCGCGGACGAAGAAGGACTCCACGTGGATGAGGACGGTTTCCACGCCGCCATGGAGAAGCAGCGCGAAATGGGCCAGAACGCCCGCAAGTCGAAGGAAGCGGGGGTGATTGCACCCGAGATTCTCGATCGAGTGAAGGCCCTCAAATCCACATTTTCCGGTTATGAACGGTTGGAGGACGATGGGCGCATCACGGCGCTTTTCAGCGGCTCGCGGGAAGTCCGCGAAGCGAGAGAAGGTGAGACGGTGGATCTCGTCGCCGATGCCACGCCCCTCTACCCCATGGGGGGGGGGCAGATCGGCGACCGAGGAAGAGTGTCGTGCGCCGCCGGAGAGGGCGAAGTCGTCGATACCGTGCCCATCGGAACGGGAGACAGCAGGGTAATTCTCCACAAAGTCAAAGTGCTCCGGGGTCGGCTGGCGGTGGGGGAGGACGTGAAGTTGAAAGTGGATGCAAGGCGGCGCGAGGCGACACGCCTAAACCACAGCGCCACACATCTTATGCACGCGGCGCTTCGCGAAGTGCTGGGGAAACACGTCCGGCAGTACGGCTCGCTCGTAGAACCGGAGAGACTCCGGTTCGACTTCACGCACTTCGCCCCGTTGACGCCCGTCGAGATCAAGAAGATCAACGGCCGCGTTCAGGAAGCCATTCGCGCGAACCTCAAGATCGAAACGCTGATCGCCGGAATGGACGAGGCCAAGAAAATGGGCGCGCTCATGTTCTTTGGGGACAAATACGGCGATTCGGTCCGAGTGCTCCGGATGGGGAATTTCAGCATCGAACTGTGCGGCGGTACGCATGTGTCGACCACCGGAGAAATCGGGATCTTCAAGCTCATCCAAGCCGGCGGCGTGGGGGCGGGAATCCGGAGAGTCCAGGCCGTCACGGGCGAAGGCGCGGTGCAAGAGTTGGATCGCATGGTGGAGTGGCTTGAACGGTCCGCGGGAACACTCCAGCTCCAGGATGCGTCACAACTTCCGCGAAGGATCGAGGAGCTTATTGAGGAAAATCGTAAGCTGAAATCGGAGTTGGAATCCGCCCGCAAGCGCGCCATGGCCGGCGAGGCCGAGGAGGTTGCCGGAAAGGCCGAAGTCGTCGCAGGCGTCAAGGCCGTCTACTATTGGTGCCCGGAAGAAAAGAGTGCGGGGGAGCTTCGCGTGATTACCGACCGAATCCGGAGCAACATCAAGTCCGGCGTGGTGTTCGCGGGAAGCATCACCGCAGGGACTGTCGCACCCATTGTCGTTGGAATCACGCCGGACCTCACCGGCCGATACCACGCTGGAACGATTCTGAAGCAGGTGGCTCCTGCCCTCGAGGGAAAAGGCGGAGGGAAGGCGGACTTCGCTCAAGGTATAGGCAGGCCAGAGTTAAGGGAAAAGGGAAGGGAAAGGTTCATATTCACGCTCAAGTCTTCGGAGGCCAAGTGA
- a CDS encoding aminomethyl transferase family protein, whose product MNPLSPEVERQYRAARSNAVVFEWPQAGVLRVTGLDARDFLHNIVTNDVKSVRPGSGCYSAFLTSKGKVIGDFLLLAKEEEFMIVSYFAPAEALAEAIGRFVISEDVTIENESRQYSIISAQGPEAERYRSGKGDGAPGAFQHASENIDGLEVLACHVDHFGDGGVDFLVNREAARGLTESLRAKLTGSESLDEDAREVLRVEAGWPRYGLDMDESSLLVETGLEQFAVSFTKGCYVGQEFVTRITQRGQAARHLRGLVIQNPDLPDRGSSILLAPSDPKPIGEVRSVAFSPAINKPAALAYISTRPEGLKHVFVQTSAGTAPAEIIDLPFYHPVHRLNS is encoded by the coding sequence GTGAACCCACTCTCCCCTGAAGTTGAACGCCAATACCGTGCAGCCCGCTCCAATGCCGTGGTCTTCGAGTGGCCGCAGGCCGGGGTACTTCGCGTGACCGGACTCGACGCCCGCGATTTCCTGCACAACATCGTGACCAACGATGTGAAGTCGGTCCGCCCCGGCTCGGGCTGCTACTCGGCTTTTCTGACCAGCAAAGGCAAGGTCATTGGGGATTTCCTCCTGCTGGCGAAGGAGGAGGAGTTTATGATCGTCAGTTACTTCGCGCCGGCGGAAGCGCTGGCCGAGGCGATCGGGCGTTTTGTCATCTCAGAAGATGTGACGATTGAGAACGAAAGCCGCCAATATTCGATCATCTCCGCGCAGGGGCCGGAGGCCGAGCGATACCGGAGCGGCAAGGGCGATGGGGCGCCGGGCGCATTTCAGCACGCCAGTGAAAATATCGACGGCCTCGAAGTCTTGGCCTGCCACGTGGATCATTTCGGCGACGGGGGAGTGGATTTTCTGGTGAATCGGGAGGCGGCCCGGGGTCTCACGGAGAGTTTGAGAGCGAAGCTCACCGGTTCCGAGTCACTGGACGAGGATGCCCGTGAAGTCCTCCGGGTGGAGGCAGGATGGCCCCGGTACGGATTGGACATGGACGAGAGCAGTTTGCTTGTGGAGACCGGCCTTGAACAGTTTGCCGTCAGCTTCACGAAGGGTTGTTACGTGGGCCAGGAGTTCGTCACGCGAATCACGCAGCGCGGTCAGGCCGCGCGGCACCTTCGGGGCCTTGTCATTCAGAATCCCGATCTTCCCGATCGAGGAAGTTCAATTCTGCTGGCGCCGTCCGATCCCAAACCGATCGGTGAAGTGCGGAGCGTCGCTTTTTCACCGGCCATTAACAAACCGGCCGCGCTGGCCTACATCTCGACCCGACCCGAGGGCCTCAAGCACGTCTTCGTTCAGACCTCCGCGGGCACCGCGCCCGCCGAAATCATCGACCTCCCCTTCTACCACCCCGTCCACCGCCTGAACTCCTGA
- a CDS encoding DUF2442 domain-containing protein codes for MSTLRSDTSTALASGVSFDPDFIHIRLLDGRQVSVPLEWFPKLRDATPSQRKEWRLIGNGVGIHWEALDEDLSVAALLRG; via the coding sequence ATGAGCACTCTAAGATCTGATACATCGACGGCGCTGGCTTCGGGAGTGTCCTTCGATCCCGACTTCATTCACATCCGACTGCTGGATGGCCGTCAGGTGAGTGTCCCACTCGAATGGTTTCCGAAACTCCGTGACGCGACTCCCTCCCAACGGAAGGAGTGGAGGCTGATCGGCAACGGTGTGGGCATCCACTGGGAGGCGTTGGACGAGGATCTGTCCGTTGCCGCACTTCTGCGCGGCTGA
- a CDS encoding DUF4160 domain-containing protein has protein sequence MPTVARIEGVRFFFFSNEGHEPPHVHVEAGEKYAKFWLEPVALARSVGFPAYEIGRLRTVVSGNAQLFKDKWNEHSKI, from the coding sequence GTGCCAACGGTTGCGAGGATCGAGGGGGTCAGGTTCTTTTTCTTCAGCAATGAAGGGCATGAGCCTCCTCACGTGCACGTGGAAGCAGGGGAGAAATATGCCAAGTTTTGGCTGGAGCCCGTGGCGCTTGCCCGGTCGGTCGGATTTCCGGCTTACGAGATCGGCCGCTTGAGAACGGTGGTTTCGGGGAACGCACAGCTCTTCAAGGATAAATGGAATGAGCACTCTAAGATCTGA
- a CDS encoding outer membrane protein transport protein, translating to MSGFFRVRPAVLALVLTLLSSSDAKSAGYTVPDTGTRAFGRGGAFVAKPTDLTAFYYNPAALTSLGNEVFLGLSMLNTKADFQRAPEEGGKVTFDPVHNQSPFFFYVPSAVIAHDFGIEQFKLAGGLITPLSGGYKFDKIGPQRYAVIDSEIGEVFYGLGAAYEPIKGLSFGLDALLTYVYTEFEQAYTLALDAKDHPENDGFFSMKADAINSPSLIAGVRYARGPLHAGLSFQPAMSLDLKGNVAVEQDIQFGRDPNNPEETPGIPVQIHDSKGITVPLKLPSQYRVGVGYDILRSIYAEAGFTYTQWGTLKQLVGDLDSNTFNLSQPITSLGDPPIEAIEISDVVVPLEFKDSYDLRLGIEWEATPFLTLRTGGLYESAAIPPQTQTPSLQDATKKALAGGATFTWNRVSFDLASGYLFYEDREVMDSQVLEINGLETTLIGDSTVKDLFRLKPKPVGNGRYEHGIFLLAVSTTIRL from the coding sequence ATGAGCGGGTTCTTCAGAGTCCGTCCTGCCGTTCTTGCCCTTGTTTTGACGCTTCTATCCTCCTCAGACGCGAAGTCCGCAGGCTACACCGTTCCCGACACTGGCACCCGCGCCTTCGGCCGGGGGGGGGCCTTTGTCGCCAAGCCCACCGATCTCACGGCCTTCTACTACAACCCCGCCGCGCTGACCTCGTTGGGCAACGAGGTGTTCCTCGGCCTCTCGATGCTCAACACGAAGGCCGATTTTCAGAGGGCCCCGGAGGAGGGCGGAAAGGTCACGTTCGATCCCGTACACAACCAGTCACCCTTCTTTTTCTACGTCCCTTCGGCGGTCATTGCCCATGATTTCGGCATCGAACAATTCAAACTTGCCGGCGGTCTCATCACGCCGCTCTCCGGAGGATACAAGTTCGACAAAATCGGGCCGCAGAGATATGCGGTGATCGACTCAGAGATCGGCGAGGTCTTCTACGGTCTCGGGGCCGCCTACGAGCCGATCAAAGGCCTCAGCTTCGGACTGGACGCGCTCCTCACGTATGTCTACACCGAATTTGAACAGGCCTATACGCTGGCACTGGACGCCAAGGACCATCCCGAGAACGATGGATTTTTCAGCATGAAGGCGGACGCCATCAACAGTCCTTCCCTCATCGCCGGTGTGCGGTACGCCCGTGGCCCGCTCCATGCCGGTTTATCGTTTCAGCCGGCCATGTCGCTCGACCTCAAAGGGAACGTGGCGGTCGAGCAGGACATCCAGTTCGGCCGTGATCCGAACAATCCGGAAGAGACACCCGGCATTCCCGTCCAGATCCATGATTCAAAGGGAATCACCGTCCCCCTCAAGCTTCCCTCCCAGTACCGGGTCGGGGTCGGATACGACATTCTGCGAAGCATCTACGCCGAGGCAGGTTTCACCTACACCCAGTGGGGAACTTTGAAACAGTTGGTCGGCGATCTCGACAGCAACACCTTCAACCTGTCCCAGCCCATCACGAGTCTTGGCGACCCCCCGATCGAAGCCATCGAAATCAGCGACGTGGTCGTTCCGCTGGAATTCAAGGACTCCTACGATCTGCGACTCGGCATCGAATGGGAAGCGACGCCCTTCCTGACGCTTCGTACCGGCGGCCTCTACGAATCCGCGGCCATTCCGCCGCAGACGCAGACCCCCTCGCTCCAAGACGCGACCAAGAAGGCGCTCGCCGGCGGGGCGACCTTCACTTGGAATCGTGTTTCGTTTGATCTGGCTTCAGGCTACCTGTTCTACGAGGACCGGGAGGTCATGGACAGCCAGGTCCTCGAAATCAACGGTCTGGAAACGACCCTCATCGGCGACTCCACGGTGAAAGACCTTTTCAGGCTGAAGCCCAAACCCGTCGGCAACGGCCGATACGAACACGGCATCTTCCTCCTCGCCGTCTCGACCACCATCCGGTTGTAG
- a CDS encoding HNH endonuclease gives MLNSAVLVLNRSYMAIDITTAKKAFVLLYKGIAAAVDDDLRTFDFDSWRDVAESDLANGLGTVSGVIAIPKVILLQTYSKIPRREVRFNRFNLYMRDENSCQYCGEKLPKSELTLDHIVPRSKGGRTTWENVVCCCIPCNLRKGGRTPQGAHMRLMRKPIKPAWWPTSKFNANHFLRKEWLPFLSMVDAAYWNTKLQED, from the coding sequence ATGCTGAACAGCGCCGTTCTCGTCCTGAACCGGTCCTACATGGCCATCGACATCACGACGGCCAAGAAGGCCTTTGTCCTTCTCTACAAAGGCATCGCGGCGGCGGTGGACGACGACCTGCGGACGTTTGATTTCGATTCATGGCGAGATGTGGCGGAGTCCGACTTGGCGAACGGTCTGGGTACCGTTTCCGGCGTGATCGCCATTCCGAAAGTGATCCTTCTCCAAACCTACAGCAAGATTCCCCGTCGCGAAGTTCGGTTCAACCGATTCAACCTCTACATGCGGGACGAAAACTCCTGCCAGTACTGCGGCGAGAAACTCCCTAAGAGCGAGCTTACGCTGGACCACATCGTGCCGCGTTCGAAGGGCGGGCGGACGACCTGGGAGAATGTGGTGTGCTGCTGCATTCCGTGCAATCTAAGGAAGGGCGGGCGGACCCCTCAGGGCGCGCACATGAGACTTATGCGAAAGCCGATCAAGCCCGCCTGGTGGCCGACCTCCAAGTTCAACGCCAATCATTTCCTCCGGAAGGAATGGCTGCCCTTCCTCAGCATGGTGGATGCGGCGTACTGGAATACGAAGCTGCAAGAGGACTAG
- a CDS encoding patatin-like phospholipase family protein: MKIGLALGGGAARGLAHLGIIKVLKEEDIKIDVVVGTSMGAIIGALYVTQTDMSDIIEKVKTFLTGPLFHKIRLDFFKQQISDQKGGFLKGITAALKKGVVYTASMSRQSYVRNDLYMDVMSSVLPDVLIQDMRTPFAAVATDLVSGEEVILKSGSLRPAIAASSAIPGLMPPITIDGKMLVDGGWIDQVPVRPTYKMGADFVMAVDVGEELDRVPELDRSLDIVTRANFVARKRLMRLLSEEADLLLRPEMKEIHWADFSQLENAIKMGEQAAREKIDALKELIGRTKVKKFFQTFNPWKD, from the coding sequence ATGAAGATCGGACTGGCTTTGGGCGGCGGAGCGGCGCGCGGCCTCGCCCACCTCGGCATCATCAAAGTCCTCAAAGAAGAAGACATCAAGATCGACGTCGTCGTGGGGACGAGCATGGGCGCGATCATCGGCGCGCTCTACGTCACCCAAACCGACATGAGCGACATCATCGAGAAGGTCAAAACGTTCCTCACCGGTCCGCTCTTCCACAAGATCCGGCTGGACTTCTTCAAGCAGCAGATCAGCGATCAAAAGGGCGGTTTTCTCAAAGGCATTACAGCGGCCCTCAAAAAGGGGGTGGTCTACACCGCTTCCATGAGTCGGCAATCGTACGTGCGGAACGACTTGTATATGGACGTCATGTCCAGTGTGTTGCCTGACGTCCTCATTCAAGACATGCGCACGCCGTTCGCAGCGGTGGCGACCGATTTGGTGTCGGGCGAGGAGGTGATCCTCAAATCCGGCTCTCTCCGGCCCGCGATCGCCGCCAGCTCGGCCATTCCGGGTCTCATGCCTCCGATCACGATCGACGGAAAAATGCTGGTGGATGGCGGATGGATCGATCAAGTGCCCGTTCGCCCGACGTACAAAATGGGCGCTGATTTTGTCATGGCCGTAGACGTGGGGGAAGAGTTGGATCGCGTTCCGGAGCTGGATCGAAGCTTGGATATCGTTACGCGGGCGAACTTCGTGGCTCGGAAACGACTCATGCGGCTCCTTTCGGAGGAGGCGGATCTCCTACTACGCCCCGAAATGAAGGAAATTCACTGGGCTGATTTTTCCCAGTTGGAGAACGCGATCAAAATGGGCGAGCAGGCGGCCCGAGAGAAAATCGATGCCCTCAAGGAACTCATCGGACGAACGAAAGTGAAGAAATTCTTCCAAACCTTCAATCCTTGGAAAGATTGA
- a CDS encoding RluA family pseudouridine synthase yields the protein MERLTVARRVEAAPSPSIRIDQWLLVELKLASRSAAQKLLREGAVQVNGRSVKASHLMRLGDQVKVVLPEAGHVGVEPESVPLEVIYTDDDLVVVNKQPGVVVHPGAGSNKGTLVAGLLHRFGSLASPGGPLRPGIVHRLDRGTSGVMVVARSERAYYDLIRQFRDREIQKEYWALVWGTMRGRGALDAPIGRHPTRRTVMSVSAAGHGRPAQTEWGVIDSSDSFSLVRLKPRTGRTHQIRVHLSYLKHPIVGDPVYGTRVAGGLSRKLEAGHPVLRVDRPLLHARRLSFRHPASAEGLTFEAPVPEDFSRVVEAVGLKSL from the coding sequence TTGGAAAGATTGACGGTTGCTCGCCGCGTTGAAGCTGCCCCGTCCCCCTCGATTCGAATTGATCAGTGGCTGCTCGTTGAGCTGAAGCTGGCCTCGCGGTCCGCCGCCCAGAAACTTCTTCGAGAGGGCGCCGTGCAGGTCAATGGACGGTCGGTGAAGGCGAGCCACCTCATGAGACTGGGAGACCAGGTGAAAGTGGTTCTTCCAGAAGCCGGGCACGTCGGCGTGGAGCCGGAATCGGTGCCGTTGGAGGTCATCTACACAGATGACGATCTCGTCGTGGTGAACAAGCAGCCTGGCGTGGTGGTCCATCCGGGGGCCGGCTCGAATAAAGGAACATTGGTGGCGGGTCTCCTCCATCGGTTCGGCTCCCTGGCCTCCCCTGGTGGCCCGTTACGGCCCGGCATCGTTCACCGTTTGGATCGGGGGACCTCCGGAGTAATGGTGGTAGCCCGGAGCGAGCGCGCCTACTACGATCTCATCCGTCAATTCCGGGACAGAGAAATTCAGAAAGAATACTGGGCGCTGGTGTGGGGAACGATGAGGGGGCGCGGGGCGTTGGACGCTCCCATTGGACGCCACCCCACGCGACGGACCGTCATGAGCGTAAGCGCTGCCGGGCATGGAAGGCCGGCACAGACCGAATGGGGGGTAATCGATTCCAGTGACTCATTTTCCCTCGTTCGCCTCAAGCCGAGAACGGGCCGGACCCATCAGATCCGGGTCCATCTCAGCTACTTGAAGCATCCCATCGTGGGTGATCCCGTGTATGGAACCCGGGTGGCAGGGGGACTTTCTCGGAAGTTGGAGGCCGGCCATCCGGTACTCAGAGTGGATCGTCCACTTCTCCACGCACGTCGACTCTCGTTCCGGCATCCGGCGAGCGCTGAAGGGCTGACTTTCGAAGCCCCGGTGCCGGAGGATTTCAGTCGGGTGGTTGAAGCAGTCGGATTGAAGTCTTTGTAG
- a CDS encoding helix-turn-helix transcriptional regulator has product MGKIRRALGKRIQRLRKLKGMTQEGLAEKAGLSWSHVNAIEGGRKSASLEALEALSNALGSSPKELFNFPWPVEAKVQRDPSVQVYDMLQHCSPDDSLAISEILRNILNMRRRH; this is encoded by the coding sequence ATGGGAAAGATCAGGAGGGCGCTCGGCAAAAGAATACAGCGCCTGCGGAAGCTGAAGGGGATGACTCAGGAAGGCCTGGCCGAGAAGGCCGGTCTTTCTTGGAGCCACGTGAACGCGATCGAGGGCGGGCGGAAATCGGCTTCATTGGAAGCGCTGGAAGCTCTGTCCAACGCGCTGGGCAGTTCTCCCAAAGAACTCTTCAATTTCCCCTGGCCCGTGGAAGCCAAAGTTCAACGGGATCCCTCCGTGCAGGTGTACGATATGCTCCAGCATTGTTCTCCGGACGATTCCCTTGCCATTTCGGAAATCCTGCGGAACATTCTGAACATGCGCAGGCGCCATTAG